The sequence ATGAGACCAATAACCCTGCCTGAAAGCTAAGTGACTCCTTTGGGAGCTGAAAACTGTAGATGAATCATTTCTTCAGCTCCATTGCTCCTTGGGGGAACCACAAGGCTGGATCCAGTCAGGCCTGGCTAGGGCAGTGCAGCTCGTACACAAGCGATTAGAAGCCCACCCCAGCAATGAAAACTGAAGAAACTCCTTCCAAGCATTAGGTGGGGTGGATAGGGACTTCACACCAGCAAATGCATGCGCAGAACAGGGACCAACTTGTGTGTAATATTTGCCAACAAGGTTCAACTGTGACATGGGCCAATTTAATTTCTTCTTTTTACATACGTTAGCTGCATTTAATACACCTACAGCAAAAAATTAGAAAGAAATGTCCTTTACGATATAAAAGCTTctggaaaaaaaattgaaatagtAGTAATAGCTGCTTACATTAACATTGGCATAAATTCAGGTAGCTTGCCCCCAACCCAAATAAATTCAACTTGTTTCATCCAATAGTTCCAATGCAGTGTTCTTCTGTTTTCGAGTGGGTCCATATGTTGATAGCTGTAGTTGATTGTGCTCTGGCCTTTGCTTGAAGGAAAAGGGATTAGGAAGACCTGGAGGAGACAGGTAGCAGCGGCAGCCCAGTTTGCTGGTCAACAATGGATATATCCAAAGCTTCCTTGTAGTTAATGTGATGTTTGCTAATCGGATCCACCAGATCTTTAGGATAAGAGCTCTCATCTTTGAGTTTTTGGGCCATACTTTCATCTATTAGACCAGATGATTTTGCTCTTGTTAGTGAAGTTTTCTCAGATGTTTCAGGATCAATCAGACCTCCGGTTAGGTATTGTGCTTCCAAATACCGCTCTGCAGCCTCGGGGTAAAGCCAGCCACGTTCTGCTGCCTTCGCAGCTGAAAGCAGTTTCTTGGTTTTAGGATCCTCAATACCTTTGTAAGCGCCCTCGGCATTGGATAGCTTCTGTACAAGTGCACCATCGATCAGGCCAAGCTCTGCAGCCTTCTTCACATCATATTTACTGCCATCATCCAGGTAGATAATTCCCCCAGTTGCAGCTTGGGCTTCGAGAAGCCTCAGAGTGGTGTCTGTGTCAATGAGATTTCGGTTAGCtgcattggtgatggacattTTCCGATCTGTGTCTACGTCAAATATACCTCCAATTGGCTGCTGTTTTGGTTCAGTCGAAGAGAAGGAATGTTGTTGGCTAGAGCTGGTGGAAGTATTTGGATGATAATTATCTGCTTTACTGATGTTGTTGAACACTGCTGGAGATGGCGAATGTGTCTCTTCAGATTTTCCTGACACCAGGACTGCAAATTCATGGATGGGAATTTCCTTATTGATGTACTGTTTAAACTGTTTGTCGGTAATCTTTCCCTTCTGTAAAGCCTTATCAATGGAATACTTCTCCCCAGATTTTCTGTCATGGAGAACTGAGGAAGTTCCAGAAGGACCTTTCACTGTTATCTCCTCCcagtcacattcctgactttgAAGATTGATAAACATGTTCCAGTCGATGAGGCCAAGCCTATAGGCCTCTTGTGGGGACATTTCTTTGCCAGTATCTGGATCTATTACTACGATGTGACGCTTTAAACTGTTCTCCCGCTGTTCTCTCTTTGTTTTCATTGCCGCTAATTGCTTCTCCAATTTTGAAATTTCATTATCCTTGGATGTTGTTGTCCGTTTTAGATCATCCAACTCCCTTTGTAGGGATGCTAACTGTGACTCCATAATGCCTGAGTTACCAGCAGGTGACATTGACTTTTCTGATTTGACTTCTTGGGTTTGTTGAATGGTTACCTGGATGTCAGATTGCAGTCGTCTGCATTCATTTACCAGATTTTGGTTTTCCCTCTGTAGTTTGTTATTCTCCTCTCTCAAATGCTCCAAGTCCTTCTGACCCCTTGTGTCCTTGAATTCAGAGTCTGACAGTTTAGCGTTCAGGTGGTCAAGTTCATTCTGCAGCTCATGCTTCAGTTTTCCCTCTTCCTCCAAATTTTTCCGAAGGCGTTCAACTTCCAACTCTGTCTCAGGGTCTCTCTCTACTTGGACTTTCTCTGTAACAATATTTTTTTCTTTGACTTTCGTTGTTTCAAGTTCTATCTGTCTAAGTTTTAGGGCCTGGAGGTTATTTTCAAGTGCATTTCGATTTATTTTTTCATCTTCCACATGCAATTTGAGCAGCGAAACTTCTTTCTCTTGCATAGGATCTTGCTGCAGAACCACCTTTTGCTTTACTGTCACTTTATCTCGGACCTCCTTCTCTTTCTTCTCAAGGTCAGTGAGCTTTATTCTTAATCTCTTGACCTCCAGCTCAGCATTTCGCCGAGACTGCCTCTCTGCCTCAAGCTCTTGCAGCTGTTCCTCCAAGTCAGATTTTCGAAGTTGCAACGTATGGATCTGGGCTTTCAAATTTTCCTTCTGCCTCCTTTCCTGCTCAATTTCGCTTGCCAATGTACCACATTCTGCCTTTAAGGCTGGATCTTGTTCTACCTTCACCACCTCTTGGTGCACCACTTTCTCTCTTACTTCTGCCAGATCTTTCTTCTTCAGCTGGATGTTTTCCTCATGtaatgttctttctctctcttgctccagtTGTTTTTTCTGTTCTTCTGTTAGTTTGGCCTTAAGGAATGTCACTTCCTCTTTGGTCTTTGGATTTTCACGGTACTGAAGGACCTCATTGACAACTTCCTTTGTTTGAACTTGAGGTTTACTATTCTTCAACATCACAATCTCTTTTTCTAACTGACTTATTTCTACCTCAGCTCTTTCCACTTGTCGTGATTTGTCCACTACCTCGTCTCTTAGTCTCTCCAATTCCTGCTCAGTTTCAGGATCTGGTTTGTACTTTGTGACTTCTTTTATGTTGTCCTTTATCTCAACTTCTGGACCTTTGTCTTTTAAATGTGTGATTTCATCATGGATACTCTTCAGCTGCTGTTCAGCATCTTTGTATCTTCTCTGCTGCTCAATCAGATCGGTCCTCAGGTTAGCCACCTGAGTTTCAGCATTCGGATCAGGTCGGACAATCTCGCGCACCTTCTCTTGAACAACAGGTTTTGCCTTTTCTTCTTCAAGAATCTTGATCCTTTTCACAAGATCAGTAATCTCTCGATCATGGGAACGTTTTTTGGCCATTTCATCTTCATGTTGGAGTCGAAGATTATTAACCTCTCTCTCCAAATTCACATCTTTCTCCATCTTCAgcacttccttcactgtcactttctcCTCCTCCTTGGCTTTTTCCGTTTCCAGTCGCAGCAGCTTTTCCTGAAGCACACTTAACtcctcctctttctgctgccgtAAGAGGTTTTCATGTTGCTTGTTATCCTGGAGGTGTTTAAACTCTGTCTCTAACCGTGGATCATTTTTTACTTTGAACACCTCCTTTTCTGTGATCTTTTCATGCTCCTTGCTTTTCTCTTCGGTCAAAACGTGGAGACGTTTCTGAAGCAGCAAAATTTCACTTTGCTTTGTCGCCTTTTGCCTTTTGATCCCTTCAAGCTCTTCCTTCAGTCTCAGTATCTCATTTTCCTGATCCTTGTCTTGCTCAATTCGAAGAACCTCCTTGACCACGTATTGCTTGGCAGGGTCTTTCTTTCCTTGCTCCAGAGAAAGTAGCTTACGGCGCAAGACCTCCAGCTCATTGTCTAAGGATTTGCTTTGCAACTGTTCATCTGCTAATGCCACCTCAACCCTATGCATCTCCTCATCTAGCTGCGGGTCAGCAATCTTTTTGACGACCTCTTTCTTGACCAATGACCCCTTGAGCTTTTGACCTTCCAGGGCTGCAATTTCTTGCTGTACTTTCTTAACTTCATTCTCCATTTCTTGCCTGCGTTGCATCTCATCTTTCAATTGCTTATCATGCCTGAAGGAATCATTAGGCGCCGCAGCATAGTTTCTTGATTGAACCTGTTGCTGGACCTGTTCCATTTCTGGTTGCTACAAAGGAAAGAAAAGGTCAGCTATGGTTTTTAAACTACAGAAATGTTaagaagtaattttttttttttaatttaatataaTGAGCTCAAGGCATATTTTATACTGACTCCAATTGTGTATTTCATGGAATATTAGACACTAGTGCCTTTTTGATGGATGATGATTCTGGAGGACATTTTTGGCAAACTCTTCAGTCTAATATCAACTTTAGTAATCAATGTAGGAAGTTGTGGATTTTTGCACCATCAATTTTCATTCATCTTTTTCATGTATTAACAAGAACTGTTACCTGTTTCAACAAGCCTTGTGCAAACTCTAAGTTCCGCATGCGTTGATCGTTCACAGATTTCACTGCTATAAATTTGGTGGCTAAGGCAGTTTCCTGTGGATTGACAACACAACATTTTCTTAGTAGTCAGATATACAAACAGTCAGACACTTTCTTAGTTATAAGAAACAGCTCTGCTGATATAATACAGGCTGCATTCTAGAAGAAGGCTGGCATGAATGCTAACTTATAAAATGTCATATCAGAACATAAGTAGGAGGAGCTGgagtaatccagtcagtcccaggAGCCagttccgccattcaacaagatcatggctgatcttccaactcaactccaccttcctgtactatcccatatctcttaattccctttgtttccaaaaatctatcgaccgctgtcttgaatatattcatctgagcatccacagctccctgggTTCGGAATTTCCTGAGATTCATAACcacttgagtgaagaaatctttcatTCCAATGTTTGACTCTGTGTTCTAAATTCCCCAGCTATATGAAGTATATTTTAAAATACTGAGTTCATTACAATacattgtttttaaaaagttacttcCTGTTGGTTTCTTCAGACTTGGAGCTGGGGGAATTCAGAAGCTCCTCCCAGTCTGTAGCTAACCTATTTGTAGCAATCTGTGGCGTTAAGTGACAGGCCAAGATAAACACAGCTACATCTTACCAGCAACATAATACATTGTGCATTAAATAGCATTACAATTCAGTATGAGCAACACCATAAGAAGCTCCCCAACTTCAACAATctcttttgctccaaggagaacaagcccagcttttccaacctaacctttTAACTAAACCCCCCCCATTCtgggaaccattctggtaaatctcttctgcacaatCTCAGGCACCCTCACATCGTTCCTAAagcgtggtgaccagaacaggaCATAAAAAAAGAGTTCAGCTAGAGCCAAACCAGGGCTCTACAAAGGTTCAGCCTAACTTTTCATCTTTTATACTCAACGCTTCTAATTATGAAgctcaagatcccatatgctttgctaatcaCTCTCTCAAAATGTTCTGCAACCTTCAAAGATCGACGTACGTGCACCTgcaggtctctctgttcttgcacaCTCTTCAGGATTTTGTCATTAAGTCTATACtacctctccccatcccttccacAAAAATGCATCGCCTCACAACTTTtctatattaaattccatctgccacttgcctgcccattctgctagcctatctatgtcatGTTGCAGGTGATTTGTATCATCCTTACTATTTACTATTCCTCCAAGTTTagaatcattggcaaattttgaaattctactctgtattccaagatcGAAGTCTTTTATAtataacaaaaaaaaagcagtggtcctggcAGTGACCCTGGGGGAACTCCAATGTCTACCAACCTCCTGTCTGAAAAACAAACACTTACAACTCGCTATTTTCTGTCCTTTAGTCAACTTTATATCCAATTGGACATTGACCCTTCTATTCCAAGaacctcaattttgttaatcaACCTTTTATTTGacctttgtcaaatgctttcttaaaatccacataggcaacatccactgcattcccttcattaaccttctctgttgcttcatcaaaaaattcaatggcccagatcttctggtctctggatcATTGGAGACCAGATGGACAACCCTGGGTTCGTGTTGGGACTCTGCAGAAGTCCTGACACGCTGAGCTCCATGGAAATTTCCTGGGAAGCTTgaacttctgaagggcaattccTCTGCTTCCCTAAACCCTCAGCGAATGTTTGTGATTCTGAGTTAGAGTCAAAGACTACAGATAGTTCCAtggtacttacctggatagttacccaggaagtgttagacagattaaaatctAGTGTAACTCCTGGATAAGTACAGAATTGacccccccccaaaacactcaAACTGGCCCTCCGACTACCCCTCTGACACCCCGCCAACCCCAaatgccccccccaccacttgtCTAACCCACTGACCTGACCCGACTAGCCCCCAATCTGACTATCCCTCCCAAACTGACCCAAGTACCCCTCAACCCATCGGCCACCCTACCTTGCTGCCACCCTACCCTCCTgtcatctcacccacctacccattcacatATTCATCCACTCACGcgttcactaacattcacaatgggcctttaaacttaccattcGGCAGCTAGTGCAGTGAAAAAGGGGGCATGAGCTGTCTTGGCCCCCGATGCTACTGCGTTGGGATGGAATCCTCCCAGGGACACGGTGGTCCACATTTTGGAGAAGCCGGGCTTGGAAAACCCAGTAAGAAATGCAGAGCAGCGTCCGGGCATGGATACGTTGGGGCAGAGTGGCAGCCTGACCTTGGCTGCTGCTCCACGGAAGACCCAGGCCAATTAGTTTAGTCGAGtacgatctgccttttacaaatccatgctgggttAATTAATTAAGCTTAATTAAACTCCTTAAGtaaactcaaacctctccaagtgcctgtcgATTTTTTctgttgcagtttttttttgtgacCACAAAACACAATTTTCTACTGATGCTTTTCATTTCCAGAAATAACTCACTATAAAACTGTaggactgtagctatgaggataggttggaggggttgggactgttttccttggagaaaaggcggctcagaggagacttgatagaggtattcatgaTCCTGAGGgctatggacagggtaaatagtgagaaactgttcccgctcaagagaacatcaagaactagagggcacacattcattcaaaataattggcaaaaggagtaaatgaggaaaatatttttcacccagagggcggttggagcctggaacaaacttcctgaaaagggtagtggaggcagattcgatcgaggtattcaaaagggaattggattgctacctgaaaagagagaatgtgcaaggttacgaggataaagcaggggagtgggactaggtggaatgctctttcagagggccaggtgcagactcagtgggctgaatggcctcctcctgcagtgtaaagatgtTGTGATACTGTGATACTAAACACAGCTTAATGCATAAGCACTAACCAATTTAAAATACCTTCAGTTGCCATACCTGAGAATAAACTGTCTATTCCGTTTCTATCTCCAATTATTAAATATACAATTTAAGCAATTCAATCAATACAGTTTGCATCAGGGTTTCCACATGAAGTATATTTTTGATACACAGGCAATATCCTAAAATAATTACCTCGTCTTTAATCTTGTTAGCTGGTGATGTGAATTTTGGTTTTTTGGAGGTCACTTGTGCATCATCTGGGTTGATCAGTGATTTAAACATCTCAGCCTCAAGTTCGTAATCCTGTGATCAGAGACCAAGACAGAAATTttagaaagggggaagaaaaaaGTGTGCGAATGATATTCCTTCTTGCATTTGTTAATTGTGAAGAATTGAATAACCCTCCCAGAAAATTATGAAGCCATTATGAATCAAATGTCCATGGCCTAGAAATTTGGGAGTACCCATGATTGGATCACCCCATATTGAAGAGAGCTGCACCCCTCTTTCACAAAGACTGCACACTCCCTGCCCACCGCATTGAGGGCTTGAAACTACTTAAGTCCAAAATAAGATGGTGTGTGAGCAAATTTCTAGACCAATAAATCAATTCTCCCCctgcagcttttttttttaaattcattcctaggacataggcatcactggctgggccagcatttattgcccatccctaattactcttgctcagcaggcatttaaaagtcaaccacattgatggggcctggagtcacaggacggaagatttccttccctattagtgaaccagatgggtttttacgacaaccagcaatggtttcatggtcatcat is a genomic window of Carcharodon carcharias isolate sCarCar2 chromosome 15, sCarCar2.pri, whole genome shotgun sequence containing:
- the ppl gene encoding periplakin, whose product is MFKKKSKNITPPKTKKVSSKLTQLIERLQKNADNVEKNIYKVEECLLQDVRRIEEGKDFIFREETTKLMDDSDTILADLQGDAQTAVAEKHPQSDMIVEDIKQLKERINKLRGEHNKVYNLTRTDGIPTINWVKMIEEKQAELNNQGFGNELPFVDQQLEHHKLFTKEVETIGDHINKNEDQEYISNIQLKYNKLLKGSQQRQKDLGSLRDYMQNCTNELYWMDTQEEDRIRNDWSDQNLDYKSRHRQYESFVNRHLEAKEAAINKLHDDGNKLLQANHPGRNAIEAHMEAVHADWKEYLNLLICEENHLKNMDDYHKFYKDSKDMQDLLKKVDDDLDHKYNPEFKDEFQLQTMLRDLEDQDRALDKYDDAVKTLKKRSQQVLPLKYRRANPAKPVPVEALCDFDAEETHIQRGERYTLNKNINGTHWEVSDTAGHKQKAPAVCFIIPPTDPEAVAIGDDISNQYNSVKQKSSTTKNVLQKHYNEMKQPNKPAVKIPQVPVSNSQDTLCLKLLSDLDKIQNSVTKQEKAIQSCTRPPLEHKKPIQDSKERIQDLKNISGSISQIEIAKMSKERECQGFLSQYPQVAGAPQLRTKLDDTNNKFDQVSLLLNCSEEKAQAANKLENTLQKARNTLSEYENKLLKDQTVPDSTWGLDTKKQELEAMRSELKSKKPILQEAEQNLNTVKRTCNVLTDNFQEHCPDVERQAAEVKKLNQRYDNLNKQLDIRSESLQKAKNAYTDFRSGSDALDSWLSNVPNYEPRETDSAKTIDNKLKNQMRVLTDITNKEPELAKVSNNAQQYQQAAKDYELEAEMFKSLINPDDAQVTSKKPKFTSPANKIKDEETALATKFIAVKSVNDQRMRNLEFAQGLLKQQPEMEQVQQQVQSRNYAAAPNDSFRHDKQLKDEMQRRQEMENEVKKVQQEIAALEGQKLKGSLVKKEVVKKIADPQLDEEMHRVEVALADEQLQSKSLDNELEVLRRKLLSLEQGKKDPAKQYVVKEVLRIEQDKDQENEILRLKEELEGIKRQKATKQSEILLLQKRLHVLTEEKSKEHEKITEKEVFKVKNDPRLETEFKHLQDNKQHENLLRQQKEEELSVLQEKLLRLETEKAKEEEKVTVKEVLKMEKDVNLEREVNNLRLQHEDEMAKKRSHDREITDLVKRIKILEEEKAKPVVQEKVREIVRPDPNAETQVANLRTDLIEQQRRYKDAEQQLKSIHDEITHLKDKGPEVEIKDNIKEVTKYKPDPETEQELERLRDEVVDKSRQVERAEVEISQLEKEIVMLKNSKPQVQTKEVVNEVLQYRENPKTKEEVTFLKAKLTEEQKKQLEQERERTLHEENIQLKKKDLAEVREKVVHQEVVKVEQDPALKAECGTLASEIEQERRQKENLKAQIHTLQLRKSDLEEQLQELEAERQSRRNAELEVKRLRIKLTDLEKKEKEVRDKVTVKQKVVLQQDPMQEKEVSLLKLHVEDEKINRNALENNLQALKLRQIELETTKVKEKNIVTEKVQVERDPETELEVERLRKNLEEEGKLKHELQNELDHLNAKLSDSEFKDTRGQKDLEHLREENNKLQRENQNLVNECRRLQSDIQVTIQQTQEVKSEKSMSPAGNSGIMESQLASLQRELDDLKRTTTSKDNEISKLEKQLAAMKTKREQRENSLKRHIVVIDPDTGKEMSPQEAYRLGLIDWNMFINLQSQECDWEEITVKGPSGTSSVLHDRKSGEKYSIDKALQKGKITDKQFKQYINKEIPIHEFAVLVSGKSEETHSPSPAVFNNISKADNYHPNTSTSSSQQHSFSSTEPKQQPIGGIFDVDTDRKMSITNAANRNLIDTDTTLRLLEAQAATGGIIYLDDGSKYDVKKAAELGLIDGALVQKLSNAEGAYKGIEDPKTKKLLSAAKAAERGWLYPEAAERYLEAQYLTGGLIDPETSEKTSLTRAKSSGLIDESMAQKLKDESSYPKDLVDPISKHHINYKEALDISIVDQQTGLPLLPVSSRSS